From Nicotiana tabacum cultivar K326 chromosome 15, ASM71507v2, whole genome shotgun sequence, the proteins below share one genomic window:
- the LOC107816322 gene encoding putative carboxylesterase 11, translating to MPSLMVKVYSVLFKYNLKRRLQTLIESSTSDPFNGVVSRADETTATCNPSFSNDGVATKDLHIDPLTNLSLRIFLPQSALRNSVSSEGVYGGYVPIYKNGNSCKKLPVILQFHGGAWVSGGIDTVSNDVFCRKLAKSCDVIVVSVGYRLAPESRYPAAFEDGVMAIKWLAKQANLAECGRSSLDKWIGNGEKGSGRRIVDGFGASMVDPWLAAHLDSSRCVLLGVSCGANIANYVARYAVEAGKLLDPIKVVAQVLMYPFFIGDIPTHSELKLANSYLYDKATCILAWKLFLPETNFNLDHLAANPLVPGKDTLLNLKHMPPTLTVVAQHDWMRDRAIAYSEELRRVNIDAPLLDYKDSVHDFATLNVLQKTPKAQACLEDISIWVKKYISLRGNEFSY from the exons ATGCCGAGCTTAATGGTGAAAGTTTATAGCGTACTGTTCAAGTACAACCTTAAACGCCGATTACAAACCTTAATCGAATCCTCAACTTCAGACCCTTTTAACGGTGTCGTTTCACGCGCTGATGAAACCACTGCCACTTGTAATCCTAGCTTCTCTAACGATGGGGTTGCAACTAAGGACCTTCATATTGATCCTTTGACAAATCTCTCCCTCAGAATTTTCCTCCCTCAATCCGCTCTAAGAAATTCGGTCTCCAGTGAAGGGGTTTATGGGGGTTATGTGCCAATTTATAAAAATGGGAACAGTTGCAAGAAATTGCCGGTGATTTTGCAGTTTCATGGTGGTGCATGGGTGAGTGGGGGGATTGATACAGTCTCTAATGACGTTTTCTGTAGGAAATTGGCGAAATCTTGTGATGTGATTGTGGTCTCAGTTGGGTATAGGCTGGCACCGGAGAGTCGGTATCCTGCTGCATTTGAAGATGGGGTTATGGCCATTAAATGGTTAGCTAAGCAAGCTAACTTGGCTGAATGTGGAAGGTCGAGTTTGGATAAATGGATTGGTAATGGGGAGAAGGGTAGTGGAAGGCGAATTGTTGATGGATTTGGAGCTTCTATGGTTGACCCTTGGTTAGCTGCTCATTTAGACTCTTCAAG GTGTGTCCTCCTTGGAGTAAGCTGTGGAGCCAATATCGCGAATTATGTTGCGCGATATGCTGTTGAGGCAGGAAAGCTTTTGGATCCTATAAAAGTAGTGGCTCAAGTTCTAATGTACCCTTTCTTCATTGGAGACATTCCTACGCATTCAGAGTTGAAACTAGCAAACTCATACCTCTACGATAAAGCTACATGCATTCTTGCTTGGAAACTTTTCCTCCCGGAAACAAATTTCAATCTGGACCATCTAGCTGCAAATCCTCTTGTACCAGGAAAAGATACACTCTTGAACTTAAAGCATATGCCACCAACACTTACAGTGGTTGCACAGCATGATTGGATGCGAGACAGGGCTATTGCATATTCAGAGGAGCTTCGAAGAGTGAACATTGATGCCCCTCTTCTTGATTACAAGGATTCTGTACATGACTTTGCTACTCTTAATGTGCTTCAGAAAACTCCTAAAGCTCAGGCTTGCTTAGAGGACATTTCAATATGGGTTAAAAAGTATATATCCCTCAGAGGCAATGAATTTTCATATTGA